A window of Drosophila subobscura isolate 14011-0131.10 chromosome E, UCBerk_Dsub_1.0, whole genome shotgun sequence contains these coding sequences:
- the LOC117890172 gene encoding LOW QUALITY PROTEIN: major centromere autoantigen B (The sequence of the model RefSeq protein was modified relative to this genomic sequence to represent the inferred CDS: deleted 1 base in 1 codon): MPPGRRRLPRRLLTLTEKKEVIQVQEREKLSVRDLGRRFNIGKTQAAEILKNKGKIDARLKSGVNAHLKRNCLSEQSPHIDELCYSWFTRARSENIRLSEQLVRTKAKEIAEHLGHEGFSASGGWLQKWRRRHNIIFNATCETLDVKPFECVLVKNEPIMNNEEELDPVMGNAYVRDGSEFMHNPIVSFEEAMTQLARLKEFAKDDYISYQQLSSLENQWNYKRNNMKMEHLP, encoded by the exons ATGCCTCCTGGCCGAAGAAGGCTTCCCCGTAGATTGCTGACTctgacagaaaaaaaa gaagtgATCCAGGTgcaggagagggagaaacTGTCCGTTCGGGATCTGGGCAGGAG ATTTAATATAGGAAAAACCCAAGCAGctgaaattttgaaaaacaaagggaaaatCGACGCTAGATTGAAATCAGGAGTCAATGCCCATCTAAAGAGGAACTGTCTAAGCGAGCAAAGCCCCCACATTGACGAGTTGTGCTACAGCTGGTTTACCAGGGCCAGAAGCGAGAACATTCGCTTGTCGGAACAACTGGTAAGGACAAAAGCCAAGGAAATAGCCGAGCATCTGGGACACGAAGGCTTCTCGGCGTCAGGCGGTTGGCTGCAGAAGTGGCGCAGGCGGCACAACATAATCTTCAACGCCACCTGCGAAACACTAGACGTTAAGCCATTTGAGTGCGTCCTAGTAAAAAACGAGCCCATAATGAATAATGAGGAGGAGCTGGATCCCGTGATGGGCAATGCGTATGTTAGAGACGGAAGTGAATTCATGCACAATCCAATAGTATCCTTTGAAGAGGCTATGACACAGCTTGCTCGCTTGAAAGAGTTTGCCAAAGACGATTATATTTCATATCAACAGCTAAGCAGCTTGGAGAACCAGTGGAATTATAAGAGAAACAACATGAAAATGGAGCACCTCCCTTAA